The Hypomesus transpacificus isolate Combined female chromosome 2, fHypTra1, whole genome shotgun sequence genome window below encodes:
- the nsmce2 gene encoding E3 SUMO-protein ligase NSE2 has product MSLGAVHSTVSSLKSCQTDIGTGMDIITNLALDLVESQEGAENADLKKLEDMMVDCARLDREINCFDEIVHHITTEARHQQYPEALFALSDRVRDQYTEAMSRLSDAELQNHDKVVSFKESIRSSIKQANSNVAEDMEEELDEDIAVTQSQVNFICPLTQVEMKNPVKNRKCCHYYDQEAALSMIKAKHDNRKKFRCPRVGCSNTDVRKEDLILDTMMKRMIQKKQNSKT; this is encoded by the exons ATGTCACTTGGCGCTGTCCACTCAACGGTGTCCAGCCTAAAATCATGTCAGACAGATATCGGAACAGGAATGGACATTATTACAAACCTTGCACTTGACTTGGTTGAATCCCAGG AAGGTGCTGAAAACGCAGACCTAAAAAAACTGGAGGACATGATGGTGGACTGTGCCAGACTGGACAGAGAGATCAACTGCTTTGATGAAATCGTTCACCACATCACAACCGAG GCCAGACACCAGCAGTACCCTGAAGCTTTGTTTGCCCTGAGTGACCGGGTGAGAGACCAGTATACTGAGGCTATGAGCCGGCTCTCTGATGCTGAGTTACAAAACCACGACAAGGTGGTCAGTTTCAAGGAGAGCATTAGAAGTTCCATAAAACAAG CCAATTCAAACGTAGcagaggacatggaggaggagcttGACGAAGACATTGCTGTGACACAGAGTCAAGTGAACTTCATTTGTCCCCTCACTCAG GTGGAGATGAAGAACCCAGTGAAGAACAGGAAATGTTGCCACTACTACGACCAGGAAGCAGCTCTGAGCATGATCAAGGCCAAACACGATAACAGGAAGAAATTCCG TTGTCCAAGGGTGGGCTGCAGCAACACAGACGTGAGGAAGGAGGATTTGATCTTGGATACCATGATGAAGAGGATGATTCAGAAAAAGCAGAACTCAAAGACATGA